Proteins encoded in a region of the Actinomycetes bacterium genome:
- a CDS encoding redoxin family protein, whose protein sequence is MAKVADRLPDVDVRVMNAEGRPETVRTAQLLGSGTVVLFAVPGAFTPGCSRTHLPGYIANADGLAEGKVLMLADDNGDFSEAMGLVMDFAGSGLGKHSRRYAAVLEDGVITSLDMEETGAVTVSACEAVLAKL, encoded by the coding sequence GTGGCCAAAGTCGCCGACCGCCTGCCCGACGTCGACGTCCGCGTGATGAACGCCGAAGGGAGGCCCGAGACCGTGCGGACCGCCCAGCTGCTCGGGTCCGGCACGGTGGTGCTGTTCGCCGTCCCGGGCGCCTTCACACCGGGTTGCTCCAGGACCCACCTGCCGGGCTACATCGCCAACGCCGACGGTCTGGCCGAGGGCAAGGTGCTCATGCTGGCCGACGACAACGGCGACTTCTCGGAGGCCATGGGCCTGGTCATGGACTTCGCCGGCTCAGGTCTCGGCAAGCACTCGAGGCGCTACGCCGCGGTGCTCGAGGACGGCGTCATCACGAGCCTCGACATGGAGGAGACCGGTGCCGTCACGGTGAGCGCCTGCGAGGCCGTGCTCGCGAAGCTGTAA
- a CDS encoding SPFH domain-containing protein — protein MSTVGSPIHLEPVGHQGARVDITQRPAIAVNGWLGVLVLAGCVAGGVLAALNATGWLWLPVVVFVLVITSMVIVTPGRTSVIQFFGRYVGTVVHPGLWWVLPFTVRRGVSVRVRNFETNRLKVNDADGNPVEVAAIVVWQVADTAKSTYAVDDYTDFVTVQAESALRHVATSHPYDDTTDTGTSLRGSTDVVAAQLAREVAERVSLAGVEIVEVRISHLAYAPEIAQAMLRRQQANAVVAARSRIVEGAVGMVEMALNRLTENGVVDLDEERKAAMVSNLMVVLCGDQPPSPIVNAGSLYT, from the coding sequence ATGAGCACAGTCGGATCACCCATCCACCTCGAACCCGTCGGGCACCAGGGCGCCCGAGTCGACATCACGCAGCGCCCCGCCATCGCGGTCAACGGCTGGCTGGGGGTGCTGGTGCTCGCCGGCTGTGTCGCCGGTGGCGTGCTCGCCGCCCTGAACGCCACGGGATGGTTGTGGTTGCCGGTGGTCGTCTTCGTCCTGGTGATCACCTCGATGGTGATCGTGACGCCCGGCCGGACCTCGGTGATTCAGTTCTTCGGCCGCTACGTCGGCACCGTCGTCCACCCCGGGCTGTGGTGGGTGCTGCCGTTCACGGTGCGGCGCGGGGTCAGCGTCCGGGTCCGCAACTTCGAGACCAACCGGCTCAAGGTCAACGACGCGGACGGCAACCCCGTGGAGGTCGCCGCGATCGTTGTCTGGCAGGTCGCCGACACGGCCAAGTCGACGTACGCCGTCGACGACTACACGGACTTCGTCACCGTGCAGGCCGAGTCGGCGCTGCGCCACGTCGCCACCAGCCATCCCTACGACGACACCACCGACACCGGGACGTCGCTGCGCGGCTCCACCGACGTCGTCGCCGCCCAGCTGGCGCGCGAGGTCGCCGAGCGGGTCTCGCTCGCCGGGGTCGAGATCGTGGAGGTGCGCATCTCCCACCTCGCCTACGCCCCCGAGATTGCCCAGGCCATGCTGCGCCGCCAGCAGGCCAACGCGGTGGTCGCGGCGCGCAGCCGGATCGTGGAGGGCGCGGTCGGGATGGTCGAGATGGCCCTCAACCGGCTGACCGAGAACGGCGTGGTCGATCTCGATGAGGAACGCAAGGCGGCCATGG